A single genomic interval of Salmo trutta chromosome 13, fSalTru1.1, whole genome shotgun sequence harbors:
- the LOC115206310 gene encoding polypeptide N-acetylgalactosaminyltransferase 17 isoform X2 yields MAFVLRRWRVLLVLNVVAVAGFMTLWTKCTHTRVAKTIGQDDVKRQSRSNGTAQGLSISHEVLLKRLGSLEDVVYRQLNGLSKSLGLIEGFGGRGKGGFPATLASKEEADAKVLREKYGYNAYLSQKISLDRSIPDFRPSKCKKASFPRDLPNISLIFIFVNEALSVILRSVHSAVNHTPAHLLKEIILVDDYSDDEQLKGPLEDYVNKRYPGMVKIVRNQKREGLIRARIEGWKAASSEVTGFFDAHVEFTPSWAEPVLTRIKEDHKRIILPSIDNIKHETFELERYENSGHGYNWELWCMYINPPKQWWDDGDTSAPIRTPAMIGCSFVVNRDYFGHLGLLDSGMDVYGGENIELGIKVWLCGGSMEVLPCSRVAHIARMKKPYHSNIASSTRRNALRVAEVWMDQFKSHVYLAWNIPMENHGIDYGDISQRVALRKSLHCKNFEWYLDNVYPEMRRYNNTLFYGEIRSSKATHLCMDQGEKVNHTATLHPCHGMGPQLGRYTKEGHFFLGALGSTGDETRCLMDDQVSNFPQLLNCDKVSNTRLTTWHFSQNESIINRATGRCLEVIQANVYFGHSLVLQTCSGQRWNIKNTMKQ; encoded by the exons ATGGCTTTTGTGTTAAGAAGATGGAGAGTGTTATTGGTGCTGAACGTGGTTGCGGTTGCGGGGTTCATGACACTTTGGACCAAGTGCACCCACACCCGAGTAGCAAAAACCATCGGTCAGGACGATGTGAAAAGACAATCACGATCTAACGGCACTGCTCAAGGTTTGAGCATCAGTCATGAAGTATTGCTAAAGAGACTCGGGTCGTTGGAGGACGTGGTTTACAGACAGCTTAATG GTCTGTCCAAGTCCCTGGGGCTGATCGAAGGTTTTGGGGGGCGAGGTAAAGGGGGTTTCCCTGCCACCCTAGCCTCAAAAGAAGAGGCTGACGCCAAAGTACTGAGGGAGAAATATGGATACAATGCTTACCTCAGCCAAAAGATATCACTGGACCGGTCCATACCAGACTTCCGGCCTAGCAA GTGTAAAAAGGCCAGCTTCCCCAGGGATCTTCCAAACATCTCCCTTATCTTCATCTTTGTCAATGAGGCGTTGTCAGTAATCCTCCGCTCCGTCCACTCAGCTGTCAATCACACACCGGCTCACCTCCTCAAAGAGATCATCTTGGTGGACGACTACAGCGATGACG AACAACTGAAAGGGCCGTTGGAGGATTATGTAAACAAGCGTTACCCAGGTATGGTGAAAATCGTGAGGAACCAGAAGCGAGAGGGACTGATCCGTGCTCGCATCGAGGGCTGGAAGGCAGCCAGTAGCGAGGTGACGGGTTTCTTCGATGCCCACGTTGAGTTCACACCCTCCTG GGCTGAGCCGGTTCTGACCAGAATCAAAGAAGACCACAAGAGGATCATCCTGCCCTCCATCGATAACATCAAGCACGAGACTTTTGAGCTGGAGCGCTACGAGAACTCTGGCCATGGCTACAATTGGGAGCTGTGGTGCATGTACATCAACCCCCCCAAACAGTGGTGGGATGACGGGGACACCTCCGCACCCATTAG AACTCCTGCAATGATTGGTTGCTCCTTTGTGGTGAACCGGGACTACTTTGGGCACCTGGGGCTGCTGGACTCTGGCATGGACGTCTACGGAGGAGAGAACATCGAACTGGGGATCAAG GTGTGGCTGTGTGGGGGCAGTATGGAGGTGCTGCCCTGCTCCAGAGTGGCTCACATCGCCAGGATGAAGAAGCCTTACCACAGCAACATAGCCTCCAGCACGCGGCGTAATGCCCTGCGCGTGGCCGAGGTCTGGATGGACCAGTTTAAGTCCCATGTCTACCTGGCCTGGAACATCCCAATGGAG AACCATGGGATAGACTATGGGGACATTTCTCAGAGGGTAGCCTTGAGGAAGTCACTGCATTGTAAGAACTTTGAGTGGTACCTGGACAACGTCTATCCAGAGATGAGGAGGTACAACAACACTCTCTTTTATGGGGAG atTCGTAGTAGCAAAGCGACCCATCTGTGTATGGACCAGGGAGAGAAGGTAAACCACACGGCCACCCTGCACCCCTGTCACGGAATGGGACCTCAG TTGGGTCGGTACACCAAGGAGGGCCATTTTTTCCTCGGCGCTCTGGGCAGTACAGGGGACGAAACACGCTGTCTGATGGACGACCAGGTCTCCAATTTCCCTCAGCTCCTCAACTGTGACAAAGTCTCCAACACCAGGCTGACCACATGGCACTTCTCTCAG AACGAGTCGATCATCAACAGAGCCACGGGTCGCTGTCTGGAGGTGATACAGGCTAACGTTTACTTCGGACACTCGCTGGTGCTTCAGACCTGCTCCGGACAGAGGTGGAACATCAAAAACACAATGAAGCAGTAG
- the LOC115206310 gene encoding polypeptide N-acetylgalactosaminyltransferase 17 isoform X1, whose protein sequence is MAFVLRRWRVLLVLNVVAVAGFMTLWTKCTHTRVAKTIGQDDVKRQSRSNGTAQGLSISHEVLLKRLGSLEDVVYRQLNGLSKSLGLIEGFGGRGKGGFPATLASKEEADAKVLREKYGYNAYLSQKISLDRSIPDFRPSKCKKASFPRDLPNISLIFIFVNEALSVILRSVHSAVNHTPAHLLKEIILVDDYSDDVIFGCVPEQLKGPLEDYVNKRYPGMVKIVRNQKREGLIRARIEGWKAASSEVTGFFDAHVEFTPSWAEPVLTRIKEDHKRIILPSIDNIKHETFELERYENSGHGYNWELWCMYINPPKQWWDDGDTSAPIRTPAMIGCSFVVNRDYFGHLGLLDSGMDVYGGENIELGIKVWLCGGSMEVLPCSRVAHIARMKKPYHSNIASSTRRNALRVAEVWMDQFKSHVYLAWNIPMENHGIDYGDISQRVALRKSLHCKNFEWYLDNVYPEMRRYNNTLFYGEIRSSKATHLCMDQGEKVNHTATLHPCHGMGPQLGRYTKEGHFFLGALGSTGDETRCLMDDQVSNFPQLLNCDKVSNTRLTTWHFSQNESIINRATGRCLEVIQANVYFGHSLVLQTCSGQRWNIKNTMKQ, encoded by the exons ATGGCTTTTGTGTTAAGAAGATGGAGAGTGTTATTGGTGCTGAACGTGGTTGCGGTTGCGGGGTTCATGACACTTTGGACCAAGTGCACCCACACCCGAGTAGCAAAAACCATCGGTCAGGACGATGTGAAAAGACAATCACGATCTAACGGCACTGCTCAAGGTTTGAGCATCAGTCATGAAGTATTGCTAAAGAGACTCGGGTCGTTGGAGGACGTGGTTTACAGACAGCTTAATG GTCTGTCCAAGTCCCTGGGGCTGATCGAAGGTTTTGGGGGGCGAGGTAAAGGGGGTTTCCCTGCCACCCTAGCCTCAAAAGAAGAGGCTGACGCCAAAGTACTGAGGGAGAAATATGGATACAATGCTTACCTCAGCCAAAAGATATCACTGGACCGGTCCATACCAGACTTCCGGCCTAGCAA GTGTAAAAAGGCCAGCTTCCCCAGGGATCTTCCAAACATCTCCCTTATCTTCATCTTTGTCAATGAGGCGTTGTCAGTAATCCTCCGCTCCGTCCACTCAGCTGTCAATCACACACCGGCTCACCTCCTCAAAGAGATCATCTTGGTGGACGACTACAGCGATGACG TTATATTTGGTTGTGTCCCAGAACAACTGAAAGGGCCGTTGGAGGATTATGTAAACAAGCGTTACCCAGGTATGGTGAAAATCGTGAGGAACCAGAAGCGAGAGGGACTGATCCGTGCTCGCATCGAGGGCTGGAAGGCAGCCAGTAGCGAGGTGACGGGTTTCTTCGATGCCCACGTTGAGTTCACACCCTCCTG GGCTGAGCCGGTTCTGACCAGAATCAAAGAAGACCACAAGAGGATCATCCTGCCCTCCATCGATAACATCAAGCACGAGACTTTTGAGCTGGAGCGCTACGAGAACTCTGGCCATGGCTACAATTGGGAGCTGTGGTGCATGTACATCAACCCCCCCAAACAGTGGTGGGATGACGGGGACACCTCCGCACCCATTAG AACTCCTGCAATGATTGGTTGCTCCTTTGTGGTGAACCGGGACTACTTTGGGCACCTGGGGCTGCTGGACTCTGGCATGGACGTCTACGGAGGAGAGAACATCGAACTGGGGATCAAG GTGTGGCTGTGTGGGGGCAGTATGGAGGTGCTGCCCTGCTCCAGAGTGGCTCACATCGCCAGGATGAAGAAGCCTTACCACAGCAACATAGCCTCCAGCACGCGGCGTAATGCCCTGCGCGTGGCCGAGGTCTGGATGGACCAGTTTAAGTCCCATGTCTACCTGGCCTGGAACATCCCAATGGAG AACCATGGGATAGACTATGGGGACATTTCTCAGAGGGTAGCCTTGAGGAAGTCACTGCATTGTAAGAACTTTGAGTGGTACCTGGACAACGTCTATCCAGAGATGAGGAGGTACAACAACACTCTCTTTTATGGGGAG atTCGTAGTAGCAAAGCGACCCATCTGTGTATGGACCAGGGAGAGAAGGTAAACCACACGGCCACCCTGCACCCCTGTCACGGAATGGGACCTCAG TTGGGTCGGTACACCAAGGAGGGCCATTTTTTCCTCGGCGCTCTGGGCAGTACAGGGGACGAAACACGCTGTCTGATGGACGACCAGGTCTCCAATTTCCCTCAGCTCCTCAACTGTGACAAAGTCTCCAACACCAGGCTGACCACATGGCACTTCTCTCAG AACGAGTCGATCATCAACAGAGCCACGGGTCGCTGTCTGGAGGTGATACAGGCTAACGTTTACTTCGGACACTCGCTGGTGCTTCAGACCTGCTCCGGACAGAGGTGGAACATCAAAAACACAATGAAGCAGTAG
- the LOC115206310 gene encoding polypeptide N-acetylgalactosaminyltransferase 17 isoform X4, whose product MAFVLRRWRVLLVLNVVAVAGFMTLWTKCTHTRVAKTIGQDDVKRQSRSNGTAQGLSISHEVLLKRLGSLEDVVYRQLNGLSKSLGLIEGFGGRGKGGFPATLASKEEADAKVLREKYGYNAYLSQKISLDRSIPDFRPSKCKKASFPRDLPNISLIFIFVNEALSVILRSVHSAVNHTPAHLLKEIILVDDYSDDVIFGCVPEQLKGPLEDYVNKRYPGMVKIVRNQKREGLIRARIEGWKAASSEVTGFFDAHVEFTPSWAEPVLTRIKEDHKRIILPSIDNIKHETFELERYENSGHGYNWELWCMYINPPKQWWDDGDTSAPIRTPAMIGCSFVVNRDYFGHLGLLDSGMDVYGGENIELGIKVWLCGGSMEVLPCSRVAHIARMKKPYHSNIASSTRRNALRVAEVWMDQFKSHVYLAWNIPMENHGIDYGDISQRVALRKSLHCKNFEWYLDNVYPEMRRYNNTLFYGEIRSSKATHLCMDQGEKVNHTATLHPCHGMGPQLGRYTKEGHFFLGALGSTGDETRCLMDDQVSNFPQLLNCDKVSNTRLTTWHFSQSIGPQRAPALPDLRRLTLCCNTVITPH is encoded by the exons ATGGCTTTTGTGTTAAGAAGATGGAGAGTGTTATTGGTGCTGAACGTGGTTGCGGTTGCGGGGTTCATGACACTTTGGACCAAGTGCACCCACACCCGAGTAGCAAAAACCATCGGTCAGGACGATGTGAAAAGACAATCACGATCTAACGGCACTGCTCAAGGTTTGAGCATCAGTCATGAAGTATTGCTAAAGAGACTCGGGTCGTTGGAGGACGTGGTTTACAGACAGCTTAATG GTCTGTCCAAGTCCCTGGGGCTGATCGAAGGTTTTGGGGGGCGAGGTAAAGGGGGTTTCCCTGCCACCCTAGCCTCAAAAGAAGAGGCTGACGCCAAAGTACTGAGGGAGAAATATGGATACAATGCTTACCTCAGCCAAAAGATATCACTGGACCGGTCCATACCAGACTTCCGGCCTAGCAA GTGTAAAAAGGCCAGCTTCCCCAGGGATCTTCCAAACATCTCCCTTATCTTCATCTTTGTCAATGAGGCGTTGTCAGTAATCCTCCGCTCCGTCCACTCAGCTGTCAATCACACACCGGCTCACCTCCTCAAAGAGATCATCTTGGTGGACGACTACAGCGATGACG TTATATTTGGTTGTGTCCCAGAACAACTGAAAGGGCCGTTGGAGGATTATGTAAACAAGCGTTACCCAGGTATGGTGAAAATCGTGAGGAACCAGAAGCGAGAGGGACTGATCCGTGCTCGCATCGAGGGCTGGAAGGCAGCCAGTAGCGAGGTGACGGGTTTCTTCGATGCCCACGTTGAGTTCACACCCTCCTG GGCTGAGCCGGTTCTGACCAGAATCAAAGAAGACCACAAGAGGATCATCCTGCCCTCCATCGATAACATCAAGCACGAGACTTTTGAGCTGGAGCGCTACGAGAACTCTGGCCATGGCTACAATTGGGAGCTGTGGTGCATGTACATCAACCCCCCCAAACAGTGGTGGGATGACGGGGACACCTCCGCACCCATTAG AACTCCTGCAATGATTGGTTGCTCCTTTGTGGTGAACCGGGACTACTTTGGGCACCTGGGGCTGCTGGACTCTGGCATGGACGTCTACGGAGGAGAGAACATCGAACTGGGGATCAAG GTGTGGCTGTGTGGGGGCAGTATGGAGGTGCTGCCCTGCTCCAGAGTGGCTCACATCGCCAGGATGAAGAAGCCTTACCACAGCAACATAGCCTCCAGCACGCGGCGTAATGCCCTGCGCGTGGCCGAGGTCTGGATGGACCAGTTTAAGTCCCATGTCTACCTGGCCTGGAACATCCCAATGGAG AACCATGGGATAGACTATGGGGACATTTCTCAGAGGGTAGCCTTGAGGAAGTCACTGCATTGTAAGAACTTTGAGTGGTACCTGGACAACGTCTATCCAGAGATGAGGAGGTACAACAACACTCTCTTTTATGGGGAG atTCGTAGTAGCAAAGCGACCCATCTGTGTATGGACCAGGGAGAGAAGGTAAACCACACGGCCACCCTGCACCCCTGTCACGGAATGGGACCTCAG TTGGGTCGGTACACCAAGGAGGGCCATTTTTTCCTCGGCGCTCTGGGCAGTACAGGGGACGAAACACGCTGTCTGATGGACGACCAGGTCTCCAATTTCCCTCAGCTCCTCAACTGTGACAAAGTCTCCAACACCAGGCTGACCACATGGCACTTCTCTCAG AGCATAGGGCCGCAGCGAGCCCCTGCCCTGCCAGACCTGCGCAGGTTAACCCTGTGttgtaacactgtaataacaccaCATT AA
- the LOC115206310 gene encoding polypeptide N-acetylgalactosaminyltransferase 17 isoform X3: MAFVLRRWRVLLVLNVVAVAGFMTLWTKCTHTRVAKTIGQDDVKRQSRSNGTAQGLSISHEVLLKRLGSLEDVVYRQLNGLSKSLGLIEGFGGRGKGGFPATLASKEEADAKVLREKYGYNAYLSQKISLDRSIPDFRPSKCKKASFPRDLPNISLIFIFVNEALSVILRSVHSAVNHTPAHLLKEIILVDDYSDDVIFGCVPEQLKGPLEDYVNKRYPGMVKIVRNQKREGLIRARIEGWKAASSEVTGFFDAHVEFTPSWAEPVLTRIKEDHKRIILPSIDNIKHETFELERYENSGHGYNWELWCMYINPPKQWWDDGDTSAPIRTPAMIGCSFVVNRDYFGHLGLLDSGMDVYGGENIELGIKVWLCGGSMEVLPCSRVAHIARMKKPYHSNIASSTRRNALRVAEVWMDQFKSHVYLAWNIPMENHGIDYGDISQRVALRKSLHCKNFEWYLDNVYPEMRRYNNTLFYGEIRSSKATHLCMDQGEKVNHTATLHPCHGMGPQLGRYTKEGHFFLGALGSTGDETRCLMDDQVSNFPQLLNCDKVSNTRLTTWHFSQSIGPQRAPALPDLRRLTLCCNTVITPHCKDL, translated from the exons ATGGCTTTTGTGTTAAGAAGATGGAGAGTGTTATTGGTGCTGAACGTGGTTGCGGTTGCGGGGTTCATGACACTTTGGACCAAGTGCACCCACACCCGAGTAGCAAAAACCATCGGTCAGGACGATGTGAAAAGACAATCACGATCTAACGGCACTGCTCAAGGTTTGAGCATCAGTCATGAAGTATTGCTAAAGAGACTCGGGTCGTTGGAGGACGTGGTTTACAGACAGCTTAATG GTCTGTCCAAGTCCCTGGGGCTGATCGAAGGTTTTGGGGGGCGAGGTAAAGGGGGTTTCCCTGCCACCCTAGCCTCAAAAGAAGAGGCTGACGCCAAAGTACTGAGGGAGAAATATGGATACAATGCTTACCTCAGCCAAAAGATATCACTGGACCGGTCCATACCAGACTTCCGGCCTAGCAA GTGTAAAAAGGCCAGCTTCCCCAGGGATCTTCCAAACATCTCCCTTATCTTCATCTTTGTCAATGAGGCGTTGTCAGTAATCCTCCGCTCCGTCCACTCAGCTGTCAATCACACACCGGCTCACCTCCTCAAAGAGATCATCTTGGTGGACGACTACAGCGATGACG TTATATTTGGTTGTGTCCCAGAACAACTGAAAGGGCCGTTGGAGGATTATGTAAACAAGCGTTACCCAGGTATGGTGAAAATCGTGAGGAACCAGAAGCGAGAGGGACTGATCCGTGCTCGCATCGAGGGCTGGAAGGCAGCCAGTAGCGAGGTGACGGGTTTCTTCGATGCCCACGTTGAGTTCACACCCTCCTG GGCTGAGCCGGTTCTGACCAGAATCAAAGAAGACCACAAGAGGATCATCCTGCCCTCCATCGATAACATCAAGCACGAGACTTTTGAGCTGGAGCGCTACGAGAACTCTGGCCATGGCTACAATTGGGAGCTGTGGTGCATGTACATCAACCCCCCCAAACAGTGGTGGGATGACGGGGACACCTCCGCACCCATTAG AACTCCTGCAATGATTGGTTGCTCCTTTGTGGTGAACCGGGACTACTTTGGGCACCTGGGGCTGCTGGACTCTGGCATGGACGTCTACGGAGGAGAGAACATCGAACTGGGGATCAAG GTGTGGCTGTGTGGGGGCAGTATGGAGGTGCTGCCCTGCTCCAGAGTGGCTCACATCGCCAGGATGAAGAAGCCTTACCACAGCAACATAGCCTCCAGCACGCGGCGTAATGCCCTGCGCGTGGCCGAGGTCTGGATGGACCAGTTTAAGTCCCATGTCTACCTGGCCTGGAACATCCCAATGGAG AACCATGGGATAGACTATGGGGACATTTCTCAGAGGGTAGCCTTGAGGAAGTCACTGCATTGTAAGAACTTTGAGTGGTACCTGGACAACGTCTATCCAGAGATGAGGAGGTACAACAACACTCTCTTTTATGGGGAG atTCGTAGTAGCAAAGCGACCCATCTGTGTATGGACCAGGGAGAGAAGGTAAACCACACGGCCACCCTGCACCCCTGTCACGGAATGGGACCTCAG TTGGGTCGGTACACCAAGGAGGGCCATTTTTTCCTCGGCGCTCTGGGCAGTACAGGGGACGAAACACGCTGTCTGATGGACGACCAGGTCTCCAATTTCCCTCAGCTCCTCAACTGTGACAAAGTCTCCAACACCAGGCTGACCACATGGCACTTCTCTCAG AGCATAGGGCCGCAGCGAGCCCCTGCCCTGCCAGACCTGCGCAGGTTAACCCTGTGttgtaacactgtaataacaccaCATTGTAAGGACCTGTGA